From a single Arthrobacter sp. SLBN-112 genomic region:
- a CDS encoding ferredoxin reductase family protein: MKTQLLPASPAANSSGRPELSLPAPKNPSHGWFARQYRQRMLRTDLLTVIAWTSVAAAIALWLADGGATSITSPAAAFTAAGIVAGLAGMDLVLLMLLLAARIPFIDRTIGHDRALEFHGKLGKPSLYLLLAHGLLLVIGYGMAEGLDPVTESINLWFQVPDMWLAFVSMALFIAVVVTSLVAVRRRFPYEFWYVVHLLTYAAVATSLPHQFSVGGLFAAGTWQRRYWLAICIYTGTALVYFRVLEPVLATARHRLTVARVEAVAPGVVNIVMSGRKLDQLAGTGGRFFIWRFLAPGMWWHPHPFSLSAGPVLHGPDGQGTLRVTVRNLGSGSAQLLRLRKGTKVALEGPYGLLSTAARTRNKVVMIGAGIGITPLRALLETTPFAPGEATVLLRGRTDQELYLSHEILDLCQARGARLFHLTGTRAHGRFSWLPEDAVRSGYSLTSYVPDIAEADVYVCGPAAWAANVIADAGKAGVREEQIHHERFDW, from the coding sequence ATGAAGACGCAGCTCCTGCCGGCATCACCGGCCGCAAACAGCTCCGGCCGCCCGGAGCTTTCACTGCCAGCACCGAAGAATCCCTCCCATGGCTGGTTCGCCCGCCAGTACCGGCAGCGCATGCTGCGGACGGATCTCCTGACGGTCATTGCCTGGACCTCCGTGGCCGCCGCAATTGCCCTTTGGCTTGCCGACGGCGGGGCCACCAGCATCACCTCACCCGCCGCCGCATTCACGGCAGCGGGCATTGTGGCCGGGTTGGCGGGCATGGACCTGGTCCTGCTCATGCTTCTCCTGGCCGCGAGGATCCCATTTATTGACCGCACCATCGGCCACGACCGCGCCCTGGAGTTCCACGGGAAGCTGGGAAAGCCCTCCCTGTACCTGCTCCTGGCTCACGGCCTCCTGCTCGTTATTGGGTACGGCATGGCCGAGGGGCTGGATCCGGTCACCGAGTCCATCAACCTATGGTTTCAGGTGCCCGACATGTGGCTGGCGTTCGTCTCCATGGCGCTGTTCATCGCCGTCGTCGTGACGTCCCTGGTGGCCGTCCGGCGTCGGTTCCCCTACGAGTTCTGGTACGTGGTGCACCTCCTGACCTATGCCGCGGTGGCAACGTCATTGCCGCACCAGTTCAGCGTGGGCGGCCTCTTTGCGGCAGGCACCTGGCAGCGCCGGTACTGGCTGGCCATCTGCATCTACACAGGCACGGCACTGGTGTACTTCCGGGTGTTGGAGCCGGTGCTGGCCACGGCACGGCACCGGCTGACCGTGGCCCGCGTGGAGGCTGTGGCGCCCGGCGTGGTGAACATCGTCATGAGCGGCCGGAAGCTGGACCAGCTGGCAGGCACGGGCGGACGCTTCTTCATCTGGCGCTTCCTGGCCCCGGGCATGTGGTGGCATCCCCACCCGTTCAGCCTGTCCGCCGGGCCCGTCCTGCACGGCCCTGACGGTCAGGGGACACTGCGGGTCACCGTGCGGAACCTTGGCAGCGGATCGGCGCAGCTCCTCCGGCTGCGGAAGGGAACCAAGGTGGCCCTGGAAGGCCCTTACGGCTTGCTCAGCACGGCTGCCCGGACCCGGAACAAGGTGGTGATGATCGGTGCGGGCATCGGCATCACGCCCCTGCGCGCACTGCTGGAGACCACGCCGTTCGCTCCCGGCGAGGCAACGGTCCTGCTTCGCGGCCGCACGGACCAGGAGCTATACCTAAGCCACGAAATCCTCGATCTTTGCCAGGCCCGTGGCGCCCGGCTCTTCCACCTCACCGGCACACGGGCCCACGGCCGCTTCTCCTGGCTTCCGGAGGACGCCGTGCGGAGCGGCTACAGCCTCACCTCCTATGTACCGGACATTGCGGAAGCGGACGTCTACGTCTGCGGTCCGGCGGCCTGGGCGGCCAACGTCATAGCGGATGCCGGGAAGGCCGGCGTCCGTGAAGAACAGATCCATCACGAAAGGTTTGACTGGTGA
- a CDS encoding FMN-binding protein, with amino-acid sequence MKIRGTIAAGLASAGILMAGWQAGTQVGGISTVATSTTATGTTDSTGTGSTGTGSSGTGGSTGTGSAGSAGSSGSTGSTGSTGSSASGTYKGTAVQTRFGPVQVQITVASGKITEVTALQLTNTDRKSIQISNRAAPLLRSKVLAAQSADVQTVSGATITSDAYLTSLQAAIDAANL; translated from the coding sequence GTGAAAATACGCGGAACAATCGCAGCGGGCCTGGCCTCCGCCGGGATCCTCATGGCTGGATGGCAGGCAGGCACGCAGGTGGGCGGCATCAGCACGGTGGCAACAAGTACGACGGCGACAGGCACCACGGATTCAACGGGCACCGGGTCGACGGGGACGGGTTCGTCCGGCACAGGTGGATCGACCGGCACGGGTTCGGCAGGTTCCGCCGGCTCTTCCGGTTCGACCGGCTCAACCGGTTCGACCGGCTCGTCAGCCTCCGGCACCTACAAGGGAACCGCGGTTCAGACCCGGTTCGGTCCCGTGCAGGTCCAGATCACGGTGGCCAGCGGAAAGATCACGGAGGTCACCGCCCTGCAGCTGACCAACACCGACCGCAAGTCCATCCAGATCAGCAACCGCGCGGCACCCCTGCTCCGCAGCAAGGTCCTCGCGGCGCAGTCGGCCGATGTCCAGACCGTCAGCGGCGCCACCATCACCAGCGACGCGTACCTGACTTCACTCCAGGCAGCCATCGATGCAGCCAACCTCTAA
- a CDS encoding FAD:protein FMN transferase produces the protein MQPTSNPVDAAAGGPILKARTFECMGTVIGLTLPVASPAEGQPGLDELAAATAVVERLFRELDEKFSLYHPDSEAARLARGELTLRGASEQMRGRYAEAHEWRLRTEGAFTPERPDGALDLSGIIKGHAIREAGTSLLALGRQDWCLNAGGDVLVNGSPHPGSSEPWKAGIVDPADRLTLVAGYALGGSSRHTAIATSGSAERGEHIWRLGSGAEFVQVTVAAAGIVTADVLATAIVAGGTKMLNRATDQWDVAVLAIRADGSILATPAFHPA, from the coding sequence ATGCAGCCAACCTCTAACCCAGTGGACGCCGCAGCCGGCGGTCCCATCCTGAAGGCCCGCACCTTTGAATGCATGGGTACGGTCATCGGACTGACGCTGCCCGTCGCCTCCCCCGCGGAAGGGCAGCCGGGGCTTGACGAGCTCGCCGCCGCCACCGCCGTCGTCGAACGCCTTTTCCGGGAACTGGACGAAAAATTCAGCCTGTACCACCCGGATTCGGAGGCGGCCAGGCTGGCCCGCGGCGAACTGACGCTGCGCGGTGCCTCGGAGCAGATGCGCGGGCGGTATGCGGAGGCGCATGAATGGCGGCTGCGCACGGAGGGCGCCTTCACCCCTGAACGGCCCGACGGGGCGCTGGACCTTTCCGGAATTATTAAAGGTCATGCAATCCGCGAGGCAGGTACCTCGCTCCTGGCCTTGGGCCGGCAGGATTGGTGCCTCAACGCCGGCGGCGACGTCCTGGTCAACGGCTCGCCCCATCCCGGCAGCAGCGAGCCTTGGAAAGCGGGCATCGTGGACCCGGCAGACCGCCTGACCCTGGTCGCGGGCTACGCACTGGGTGGCAGCAGCCGGCACACGGCAATTGCCACCTCCGGCTCCGCCGAGCGCGGCGAGCACATTTGGCGGCTGGGAAGCGGCGCCGAGTTTGTCCAGGTCACTGTGGCCGCCGCCGGCATTGTCACCGCCGATGTCCTGGCCACGGCGATCGTTGCCGGCGGAACCAAAATGCTGAACCGCGCCACGGACCAATGGGATGTTGCCGTCCTGGCGATCCGCGCGGACGGCTCCATCCTGGCGACGCCCGCATTCCACCCCGCCTGA
- a CDS encoding SGNH/GDSL hydrolase family protein, whose translation MDFSSRFVAIGDSFTEGVGDDDPTRPNGVRGWADRVAEQLCAADPDFGYANLAIRGRKLRQILAEQVDAAVELNPTLVSIYAGANDILRPRVDIDDLLVEYNDAVGKLAATGATVVMFTGFDARGSKVFGTMRGRTAIYNELVRGIAGDHGALLVDYWRFSEYYDWGMWAHDRMHMSAAGHANMAKRVLEVLKYDHSIDIPPMSPVPELKGADALRANAQWFREYAAPWVVRRVTGKSSGDNLQPKYPTFTRL comes from the coding sequence ATGGATTTTTCTTCCCGGTTCGTGGCCATTGGCGACTCTTTCACCGAAGGCGTCGGTGACGACGACCCCACACGCCCCAACGGTGTCCGCGGCTGGGCCGACCGGGTCGCAGAGCAGCTCTGCGCCGCCGATCCTGACTTCGGCTACGCCAACCTGGCCATCCGCGGCCGGAAGCTCCGCCAGATCCTGGCGGAGCAGGTGGACGCCGCCGTCGAACTTAATCCCACGCTGGTGAGTATCTACGCCGGTGCCAACGACATCCTTCGCCCGCGCGTGGACATCGATGACCTCCTCGTGGAGTACAACGACGCGGTCGGAAAGCTGGCTGCCACCGGCGCCACCGTGGTCATGTTCACCGGTTTCGATGCCCGGGGTTCAAAGGTTTTTGGCACCATGCGCGGCCGTACCGCCATCTACAACGAGCTGGTCCGGGGAATCGCGGGCGACCACGGCGCGCTGCTGGTCGATTACTGGCGCTTCAGCGAGTACTACGACTGGGGCATGTGGGCGCATGACCGGATGCACATGTCCGCTGCCGGCCACGCCAACATGGCCAAGCGGGTCCTCGAGGTCCTTAAATATGACCACTCCATCGACATCCCGCCGATGTCCCCGGTCCCGGAGTTGAAGGGCGCCGATGCCCTGCGTGCCAACGCCCAGTGGTTCCGCGAGTACGCGGCTCCGTGGGTGGTCCGGCGCGTAACCGGCAAGTCGTCCGGGGACAACCTGCAGCCGAAGTACCCGACGTTCACGCGGCTGTAG
- a CDS encoding glycosyltransferase 87 family protein, translating into MHLLFLMFLIPDIMAGRVYGDVGLYRQWAFAGIKEGVWQGIDVPWVYPIGAMLPMLAAGLLGQKLYMLGWFLLCTVLNLLALFVLKRSRSLPFGWQAAYLWVLLIGILGPLVFSRVDGVSAPLVVIGLVFAAERPAIASALLSVATWVKVWPAAVVLSLLLATKARLQVLLAGAAVSAVMIGSVVAGGGASNLLGFVKAQGERGMQLEAPFTTPGLWQAVLGWGAWVHPNFELTTLEIRGTLSDFVGTLMNPLLCVSLLLIGLLILAGVRTRVDRQELMMMGALALVSAMIVFNKVGSPQFMIWLAAVICVGSALYGLRWAVPAIAMFVIGILTTLVFPILYVQLYVALNPGVALLLTLRNALVIMVFGWSLMKLWGIVRFKNSEDRSDARVSVHD; encoded by the coding sequence GTGCACCTCCTGTTCCTGATGTTTCTGATTCCTGACATTATGGCGGGTCGCGTCTACGGAGATGTGGGTCTTTATCGCCAGTGGGCTTTTGCGGGAATCAAGGAGGGGGTTTGGCAGGGCATTGACGTACCTTGGGTCTATCCAATAGGTGCAATGCTGCCGATGCTGGCCGCGGGCCTTCTTGGGCAAAAGTTGTACATGCTCGGCTGGTTCCTCCTTTGCACCGTGCTGAATTTGTTGGCGCTGTTCGTATTGAAGCGCAGCCGGAGTTTGCCATTCGGGTGGCAGGCGGCGTACCTGTGGGTGCTGCTGATCGGTATATTGGGCCCGCTGGTGTTCTCACGGGTGGACGGCGTATCCGCCCCCCTCGTCGTCATCGGGCTGGTGTTCGCGGCAGAGCGGCCAGCAATCGCATCAGCTTTGTTGTCAGTGGCCACATGGGTGAAGGTATGGCCGGCTGCGGTTGTCCTTTCCCTGTTGCTGGCAACCAAGGCGCGTTTGCAGGTCCTCCTCGCGGGGGCTGCCGTCTCTGCGGTCATGATTGGGTCTGTTGTGGCCGGAGGCGGCGCCAGTAATCTTCTCGGGTTCGTGAAGGCCCAGGGTGAGCGCGGCATGCAGCTTGAGGCGCCCTTCACAACGCCGGGACTGTGGCAGGCGGTCCTTGGATGGGGTGCGTGGGTTCATCCGAATTTTGAACTTACGACATTGGAAATCAGGGGTACCCTCTCCGATTTCGTTGGAACCCTGATGAATCCCCTGCTGTGTGTCAGCTTGCTGCTGATAGGTCTGTTGATTCTGGCGGGGGTCAGGACGCGCGTAGACCGTCAGGAGCTTATGATGATGGGCGCCCTCGCGCTCGTATCGGCAATGATCGTCTTCAACAAGGTCGGGTCCCCGCAATTCATGATCTGGCTGGCTGCGGTTATTTGTGTTGGGTCAGCGTTGTATGGACTGCGTTGGGCTGTTCCCGCAATTGCGATGTTCGTGATTGGCATTCTCACAACGCTTGTCTTTCCAATTCTCTACGTTCAGCTCTATGTTGCCCTGAACCCCGGAGTGGCCCTGCTTCTGACTTTGCGAAACGCGCTTGTCATCATGGTCTTCGGTTGGAGCCTGATGAAGCTGTGGGGCATCGTGCGGTTTAAGAACAGTGAGGACCGCAGCGACGCCCGGGTTTCAGTCCACGACTGA
- a CDS encoding MarR family winged helix-turn-helix transcriptional regulator, with protein sequence MTEPRWLTADERRAWLALVSINTLLPAALDTRLHAAGKLSLFDYTVLAMLSEAEDRFLPMSELAARSSASLSRLSHVVTKLQKRGWVERRPHPHDARVTTAHLTEDGMATIVGLAPGHVEDVRDLFLDALTEQDVLDLARIGEKVVGRLDKDHWILRETQGEA encoded by the coding sequence ATGACCGAACCCCGCTGGCTCACCGCTGACGAACGCCGCGCATGGCTGGCGCTGGTGAGCATCAATACGCTGCTGCCCGCAGCGCTCGATACCAGGCTGCACGCAGCGGGGAAGCTGTCCCTTTTCGATTACACGGTCCTGGCCATGCTGTCCGAGGCCGAGGACCGGTTCCTGCCCATGAGCGAGCTCGCCGCGCGCAGCAGCGCATCACTGTCCCGCCTGTCGCATGTGGTCACCAAGCTGCAGAAGCGCGGCTGGGTTGAGCGCCGTCCCCATCCCCACGATGCAAGGGTCACCACCGCCCACCTCACTGAGGACGGCATGGCCACCATCGTTGGGCTGGCCCCTGGCCACGTTGAGGACGTCCGCGACCTGTTCCTCGACGCGCTGACGGAGCAGGATGTGCTGGACCTGGCCCGGATCGGCGAAAAAGTGGTGGGACGCCTGGACAAGGACCACTGGATCCTGCGCGAGACGCAGGGCGAAGCTTAA
- a CDS encoding YciI family protein: MYVVSLTYRVPQEIVDFHNNAHIAWLQKAFDDGVFIAAGRKIPRTGGLLLSQAERETLDASLAQDPFYVNGVADFEVLEFHAGRVAPGFENLLDTPPAQTS, encoded by the coding sequence ATGTATGTTGTGTCCCTCACCTACCGCGTGCCGCAGGAGATCGTCGACTTCCACAACAACGCCCACATTGCCTGGCTGCAGAAGGCGTTCGACGACGGCGTCTTCATTGCCGCCGGCCGTAAGATCCCGCGCACCGGAGGACTGCTGCTTTCGCAGGCGGAACGGGAAACCCTGGACGCGAGCCTGGCGCAGGACCCGTTCTACGTCAACGGCGTGGCCGACTTTGAAGTGCTGGAGTTCCACGCCGGCCGGGTGGCCCCGGGGTTTGAAAACCTGCTGGACACCCCGCCCGCCCAGACCAGCTAG
- a CDS encoding SGNH/GDSL hydrolase family protein, which yields MALESLLPDFGRRVFVALGDSFTEGVGDRDERLPNGVRGWADRVAEKLAKAQPGWKYANLAIRSKRLRHIIDEQLDPALRMRPTLVTLYAGGNDILDLKTDMGALMADYEQLVARLAGTGATVVLFTGFDVKVSALLEPLKKRNTYYNQRVRDIAEQYGAVLMDYWCLEAFHDRRMWDSDRLHMSKAGHKYLAGQVLDQLGVPHRIKPRDWEPPPRLSLREWERYQRRWVHDWVLPLFGRKLRGVTLGDTLSPRWPQPVKVPRKGGLKKVAAELSDGGGPP from the coding sequence GTGGCGCTTGAATCCTTGCTTCCTGACTTCGGGCGGCGCGTCTTTGTTGCCCTTGGTGACTCCTTCACCGAAGGGGTGGGGGACCGGGATGAGCGGCTGCCCAACGGGGTGCGGGGGTGGGCCGACCGGGTGGCCGAAAAACTCGCCAAGGCACAGCCGGGGTGGAAGTATGCCAACCTGGCCATCAGGAGCAAGCGGCTGCGGCACATCATCGACGAGCAGCTGGACCCGGCGCTGCGGATGCGGCCAACGCTGGTCACCCTCTACGCCGGCGGAAACGACATCCTGGACCTGAAGACCGACATGGGAGCGCTCATGGCGGACTACGAACAGCTTGTTGCCCGGCTCGCCGGCACCGGCGCCACGGTGGTCCTCTTCACCGGATTCGACGTCAAGGTTTCCGCGCTCCTGGAGCCGTTGAAGAAGCGCAACACCTATTACAACCAGCGGGTGCGGGACATCGCGGAGCAGTACGGCGCGGTGCTGATGGACTACTGGTGCCTGGAGGCCTTCCACGACCGCAGGATGTGGGATTCAGACCGGCTGCACATGTCCAAGGCGGGGCACAAATACCTGGCCGGGCAGGTGCTGGACCAGTTGGGCGTGCCGCACAGGATCAAGCCCAGGGACTGGGAGCCGCCGCCCCGGCTCAGCCTGCGCGAATGGGAGCGGTACCAGCGGCGCTGGGTCCACGACTGGGTGCTGCCGCTCTTTGGCCGCAAGCTCCGCGGCGTAACGCTGGGGGATACGCTCAGCCCGCGCTGGCCCCAGCCGGTGAAGGTTCCGCGGAAAGGCGGGCTGAAGAAGGTTGCGGCGGAATTGTCCGACGGCGGCGGCCCACCCTAG
- a CDS encoding CBM96 family carbohydrate-binding protein — protein MLASLAVVGSVANAVGALTFAPTADSYVQADRPTENFGTSVRWSTEGRTSISRNSLLRFNVQVPAGEHIVSAKLRAYSEAAATSTEFVDVYTTSGAWTETGVTWNNAPARGTWLGKTGGFSNGAWVEWDVTKGVTATGGEQNFRLESGAQKWLGFKSNQALDAALRPKLVVTTEADAVVVNPTPTPTPTPAPSDPGGVQAAATQNWGAPVAGDEFNYTGAPDATKWSVYNSAGHAGKGIRSPQQVKVDGSKMVMSGTPDGTTAGMSAKFARQKYGRWEVRAAGSGDNEYHMVSILWPDSGNWPCDGEVDYAETSGDWNVIKFFQHFSCSNSQTRASKTLDVSQFHNYAVDWSPAGMVGYVDGVKWFEDNDPTHQPPGSMHQTLQLDWFPDSTADGAGEMRVDWVRVYPAAGATSPSPTPTPTSSPSPTSSPTPAPTTPPSGDSFEFAAVGDMNPSGNTSTSSASGKNAASIIGGLNDGSLDNFLAIGDFQYDKGTCSTLGAWNTLWGGLKAKTYWTTGPNHDLEPGVNDDVDRFMDGQCVNSTKSATSTTLGRFQDAMEWYSFEKGNWHILVAPTATWRYNASRAQAMTAEMDADLKAAKAAGKHLAAVYHDPYFTSNTSSHTRFTQAKPWIDMFWNNRVKVLLSGSQHNYERTCPVNNADQCVPDGMQQFQVSTGGIGLRSFTSDPAYIQRKFSDTWGHLRMSLKADGSYSWEFRPVHGGMQTDSGSRTP, from the coding sequence ATGCTCGCCTCACTCGCCGTAGTGGGCAGCGTGGCGAACGCGGTTGGAGCGCTGACATTCGCACCGACCGCCGACAGCTATGTTCAGGCGGACCGGCCAACGGAGAACTTCGGGACCAGCGTCCGATGGTCCACGGAGGGCCGGACAAGCATTTCCCGGAACAGTCTGCTGAGGTTCAACGTCCAGGTCCCTGCCGGGGAGCACATCGTCTCGGCAAAGCTGCGGGCATACTCGGAGGCGGCGGCAACATCGACTGAGTTTGTGGATGTTTACACTACGAGCGGGGCATGGACCGAAACGGGCGTCACCTGGAACAACGCGCCGGCGCGCGGGACCTGGCTGGGCAAGACCGGCGGGTTCTCCAACGGCGCCTGGGTGGAATGGGACGTCACCAAGGGCGTCACCGCCACCGGCGGTGAGCAGAACTTCAGGCTGGAATCAGGCGCGCAGAAATGGCTGGGCTTCAAATCGAACCAGGCCTTGGACGCAGCACTCCGCCCCAAGCTGGTGGTCACCACCGAGGCTGACGCGGTGGTGGTGAACCCGACCCCGACGCCAACACCCACCCCCGCGCCTTCTGATCCGGGCGGCGTCCAGGCTGCTGCCACGCAGAACTGGGGTGCACCCGTCGCCGGGGACGAGTTCAACTACACCGGAGCCCCGGACGCAACCAAGTGGAGCGTGTACAACAGCGCAGGACACGCCGGCAAGGGCATCCGCAGCCCGCAGCAGGTAAAAGTGGACGGGTCCAAAATGGTCATGAGCGGAACACCGGACGGGACCACCGCCGGCATGTCCGCGAAGTTCGCCCGCCAGAAGTACGGGCGGTGGGAGGTCCGCGCCGCCGGGTCGGGCGACAATGAGTACCACATGGTTTCGATCCTGTGGCCGGACAGCGGGAACTGGCCTTGCGACGGCGAAGTGGATTATGCGGAAACATCGGGCGACTGGAACGTCATCAAGTTCTTCCAGCACTTCTCCTGCAGCAACTCCCAGACCAGGGCCAGCAAGACGCTGGACGTTTCCCAGTTCCACAACTACGCAGTGGACTGGTCCCCCGCCGGGATGGTTGGTTACGTGGATGGCGTGAAGTGGTTCGAGGACAACGACCCGACCCACCAGCCTCCAGGCAGCATGCACCAGACGCTGCAGCTGGATTGGTTCCCGGATTCCACTGCTGATGGTGCCGGGGAAATGCGCGTGGACTGGGTACGTGTCTACCCGGCAGCAGGCGCGACGAGCCCCAGCCCGACGCCTACCCCCACCTCGAGCCCGTCGCCGACTTCGAGCCCGACCCCGGCGCCTACCACTCCGCCGTCGGGTGATTCTTTCGAGTTCGCCGCCGTTGGCGACATGAACCCTTCAGGTAATACGTCGACGAGCTCGGCGTCCGGTAAGAACGCTGCCAGCATCATCGGGGGCCTCAATGATGGTTCGTTGGATAATTTCCTTGCCATCGGTGACTTCCAATATGACAAGGGGACCTGCTCAACGCTCGGGGCGTGGAACACGCTGTGGGGCGGATTGAAGGCCAAGACGTACTGGACCACGGGCCCCAACCACGATCTGGAGCCGGGTGTGAATGATGACGTGGACCGGTTCATGGACGGCCAATGCGTGAACTCCACCAAGTCCGCTACCAGCACTACTTTGGGCCGGTTCCAGGATGCGATGGAGTGGTATTCGTTCGAAAAGGGCAACTGGCATATTCTGGTGGCGCCCACGGCAACGTGGCGGTACAACGCGTCCCGGGCGCAGGCCATGACCGCGGAAATGGACGCTGACTTGAAGGCGGCCAAGGCTGCCGGGAAGCATCTGGCCGCCGTCTACCATGACCCATACTTCACCTCCAACACATCGAGCCACACCCGCTTCACCCAGGCGAAGCCTTGGATCGACATGTTCTGGAACAACCGGGTGAAAGTGTTGCTGTCCGGCTCCCAGCACAACTATGAGCGGACCTGCCCGGTGAACAACGCGGACCAGTGCGTACCGGACGGCATGCAGCAGTTCCAGGTGTCCACCGGCGGTATCGGCCTCCGCTCGTTCACCAGCGATCCGGCCTACATCCAGCGGAAGTTCAGCGACACCTGGGGCCACCTGAGGATGAGCTTGAAAGCGGACGGCTCCTACTCCTGGGAGTTCCGTCCCGTCCACGGAGGAATGCAGACGGACAGCGGGTCACGGACGCCATGA
- a CDS encoding siderophore-interacting protein: MKTRHNAPAQPVTAQPMSLAFEVTVSSVQQLSPTFRRITFGGYSLRDFGVHGHTLDLRIKLLIPSLAPDGSQLPLPAFHTGQAGWYRDWLATDPEVRGSMRTYTVREARLDGVYPEIDVDFVMHLDGPDNTGPAANWALDARPGDAITIIGPNNRAAHCVTAETYSGIEWRPGLAQRILLAGDETAVPAISAILETLPPYMSGHAFLEVPQAGDFLELHSPADIEITWLARGAAIGRSRPHGQLLQEAVRKAVPEPGWVGIRTDDGGAGSEPEDVNVDTDILWETPARLETADISATKNPRIPAGAMPFYAWIAGEAAVIKDLRRYLVRDVGMDRKQVAFMGYWRQGKAEG; the protein is encoded by the coding sequence ATGAAGACCCGCCACAACGCACCTGCCCAGCCTGTGACCGCCCAGCCGATGAGCCTCGCCTTCGAGGTGACGGTCTCCTCCGTCCAGCAGCTCAGCCCCACGTTCCGGAGGATCACGTTCGGAGGCTACTCGCTGCGTGATTTCGGCGTCCACGGCCACACCCTGGACCTCCGGATCAAGCTCCTGATTCCGTCCCTGGCCCCGGACGGCTCACAGTTGCCGCTGCCGGCCTTCCACACAGGCCAGGCCGGGTGGTACCGCGACTGGCTTGCCACGGACCCGGAGGTTCGTGGGTCCATGCGTACCTACACCGTTCGCGAGGCGCGGCTGGACGGGGTGTACCCGGAGATCGACGTCGACTTCGTGATGCACCTCGACGGTCCGGACAACACCGGGCCTGCCGCCAACTGGGCCCTCGACGCCCGGCCCGGCGACGCCATCACCATCATCGGCCCCAACAACCGCGCCGCGCACTGCGTCACCGCGGAGACCTACTCCGGGATCGAATGGCGCCCCGGCCTGGCCCAGCGCATCCTGCTTGCCGGCGACGAAACCGCCGTCCCCGCCATCTCCGCCATCCTCGAAACGCTCCCCCCGTACATGAGCGGGCACGCTTTCCTCGAGGTTCCGCAGGCCGGCGACTTCCTGGAGCTCCACTCCCCGGCCGACATCGAAATCACCTGGCTGGCCCGCGGCGCCGCCATCGGCCGCTCCCGGCCCCACGGCCAACTCCTGCAGGAGGCCGTGCGCAAAGCCGTCCCCGAGCCGGGCTGGGTGGGCATCAGAACGGACGACGGCGGCGCAGGGTCCGAGCCCGAGGACGTCAACGTGGACACGGACATCCTCTGGGAAACGCCCGCCCGCCTGGAAACCGCGGACATCAGCGCCACCAAGAACCCTCGAATTCCTGCCGGCGCCATGCCCTTCTACGCCTGGATCGCCGGCGAGGCAGCCGTCATCAAGGACCTGCGGCGTTACCTGGTGCGCGACGTGGGGATGGACCGGAAACAGGTGGCCTTCATGGGTTACTGGCGGCAGGGCAAAGCCGAAGGGTAG
- a CDS encoding ABC transporter ATP-binding protein, producing MAVLEARDLTLTYGQSCVVDGLSVRIPAGKVTMIVGANACGKSTLLRGLSRLLKPSGGAVTLDGRDIHTRPARELARTLGLLPQHPTAPDGITVRDLVGRGRYPHQGFFRSWSEKDDAAVQRALEATGTLDLAGRDVDELSGGQRQRAWIAMALAQETDVLLLDEPTTYLDLAHQVEVLDLVTDLNRRHGTTVAIVLHDLNLAARYADNVIAMKDGAVAAVGSPREVVTEELVRDVFGLESRVIPDPVSATPLIIPIGRHHTPANELELVP from the coding sequence ATGGCTGTTCTCGAAGCCCGGGACCTGACGCTCACCTACGGCCAAAGCTGCGTGGTGGACGGGCTCAGCGTCCGGATTCCCGCGGGCAAGGTGACCATGATCGTGGGCGCAAACGCCTGCGGAAAGTCCACCCTGCTCCGCGGACTGTCCCGGCTCCTGAAGCCTTCCGGCGGCGCCGTGACCCTCGACGGCAGGGATATCCATACCCGGCCCGCCCGCGAACTGGCCCGGACCCTCGGCCTGCTTCCCCAGCACCCCACCGCCCCGGACGGCATCACCGTCCGCGACCTGGTGGGACGCGGGCGCTACCCGCACCAGGGCTTCTTCCGCAGCTGGAGTGAAAAGGACGACGCCGCCGTGCAGCGTGCGCTGGAAGCCACCGGAACGCTGGACCTGGCCGGGCGCGACGTGGACGAACTGTCCGGCGGCCAGCGGCAGCGGGCCTGGATTGCGATGGCGCTGGCCCAGGAAACCGACGTCCTGCTGCTGGACGAACCCACCACCTACCTCGACCTGGCCCACCAGGTGGAGGTTCTGGACCTGGTCACGGACCTGAACCGCAGGCACGGCACTACCGTGGCCATTGTCCTGCACGATTTGAACCTCGCCGCCCGCTACGCGGACAACGTCATCGCCATGAAGGACGGTGCCGTGGCGGCAGTCGGGTCCCCGCGCGAGGTGGTGACGGAAGAACTGGTCCGTGACGTCTTCGGACTGGAGAGCCGCGTCATCCCGGACCCCGTCTCGGCCACTCCGCTGATCATTCCCATCGGCCGCCACCACACCCCAGCCAACGAACTGGAGCTCGTCCCATGA